Proteins from one Cicer arietinum cultivar CDC Frontier isolate Library 1 chromosome 3, Cicar.CDCFrontier_v2.0, whole genome shotgun sequence genomic window:
- the LOC101500413 gene encoding uncharacterized protein: MPTNFVRFFVLLIIFLGFSYFLSTSAIPATRTQNLKCEDASTLPSLAKVGNNYGEEVVLVHMDEGFTERRIDLEIQDYDGTGANRDHEPKPPRRI; the protein is encoded by the exons ATGCCTACAAATTTCGTGAGATTCTTTGTTCTACTCATTATCTTTTTGGGTTTCTCATATTTTCTCTCTACCTCTGCTATCCCTGCAACAA GAACCCAAAATTTGAAATGCGAAGATGCATCAACTCTACCTTCTTTAGCTAAG GTGGGTAATAATTATGGTGAGGAAGTGGTGCTAGTTCATATGGACGAAGGATTTACTGAAAGGAGGATCGATTTGGAAATACAAGACTATGATGGGACAGGAGCAAATAGAGATCATGAGCCAAAACCCCCGAGAAGGATTTAA